The following nucleotide sequence is from Solidesulfovibrio carbinolicus.
TCGCCCGCTGCTGTGCCTTCTCCGCGTGCCCCATAGCGCCCTTTTCCTGGCGCGGCACAAAATCTTGCACGCACCGCACCAACACCGCTGCCACTTCCGACGGCCGGTCGTCAAAAGCCCGCAGCACTGCGTCCGTACCGTCGATTTGCTGGCCGTCGGCCAGATGCTTGAGCAAAAATGCTTCACCCACGATGTCGGGCTGGATCGGGGCTACGCCTTCGCCGCCGTCCGGCAGCAGCTCCGAAAGCAGCCGCCTCGTCGTTGCAACATCGCTGCCACTGCAGCCAAGTGCTTCTCTTTCACGAGCCAAGCACGAGCCAAGATCCCGCGCCCCGATGCCGCCGCGCAGGGTCGCAAAAGCGGCCATGTGGGCAATCAGGATTTGCATGGACGCATTGTCGCCGCAGGGCAGCAGCAACCGCTTATGCTCATGCTCCGCCACCTTCAGCGCCAGATCAACGCGCCCCAGGTGCAGCACCTCGCCCACCCCGCCTTGTTGGTGCATGACCATGGCCGCCATCATCAGATAGAGCGGCGCGCCGGCCCAGTCCGTCGCGGCCAGCCGGGTCTGGAAGTCCGTATCTTCGGCCGGCAGGACCACCGCGCTGCCCAGGCGGGCAAGCATGTTCTGCATGATGCCGATGCGAACGGCCGGCGAGGAAAGATCCGGCAGCCGCAACGGCTCGCCGTCGAGCAGGTCGCGCGGCATCATTTCATTGAGGCCGAAGCCGCTTTGCAACAGGCGCTCCAGCCAGCCGCTCTGGGCGTCGGCCTGCCGCTCCAGCAGCAGGATACGCAGCGGATGGGCGCGCGGCGTCGCGGCGCACAGTTCTTCCAGCCAAACCCGCAACGCATCAACCAGGGAAAGGGCGTAATCGAACACGATCAGGGTGGGTTTGCGCCACTGCCAGGCCCCGAGATTGCCACGGCCAAGGGTTCGTCGCGCTTCCGCGTTGGTGACGAAGCCTGCCTGCCAGTCCGGACCAAGGGCGCGGCATAGCTCCCGGGCGAAGCGGGTTTTGCCGACGCCCGCGCCGCCGTGCACGACGCGCACGGAGACCGGCCGCTGTGCCTCGTGGGCATTGGCCCAGGCACCGAAATCGGCCAGAAGCGGCTCACGTCCCACAAACGCCGTGGCTTCGATCACCGGACGCAGCAGGGACGCTTCGTCCTTGGCCGGTTCGGTCGGCGCGGGCTGTGCCGGCGGCAGCGGGGTGATGAACAGATGGGGACTGTCGCCGACATAGTTGTTGTCGCCGATGATCTGGATGATGCGGGCGTTGTCGCCCGCCTGGGCTTGCTGCAGCGTGGACATTGGCCTTGCTCCCTCTGGGACCCTGTCATTTCAGTATATCAGAAGACCGATTGACCTGGAAGCCCCGGGCAAGAAAGGGGCGTTTAACGGCCCAGGACGAAATGCAGGAAAGAAGGTCACAGGAGGAGCACGGTCGAGAGACCGGGAGCCAAGGCGCTGTATCTTCGTGGAGAATTGGTAAAGCGAGGGTTAATATTTACCAAATAAAACTATAATATTAAATAGGTAGAGTGAATATCAACCCCAGTGGGCTCATGTCCCGACCGTCGGTCTGTCCCGGTGTCCCAAATCCTTAGGATTGGGACGCCGGGACACGCCGGCCGGCAGGGGGGCGAGGGGAGGCGCTGCTTTTTGTGGGCAGATGCTTTTCGAGTGCCCGCTGAACCGTGCTTTTGGGAATGTCTGTGAGCTTCGCTATCTCTCGTACGCTTTTACCCTGGTCGGCGAGACTAAGGATCTTGTCGACATTTTCTGAAAGGGGGTGCGTGGTCCATTGGAACGTGTCGTCCTTGGCGACCAATCTGGCGACGAAAGGATCGGCTCCGCTGCCGGCCAAGCCTCTGGCTTTTTGGAGGTGCACCTCGAATCGCGCGCCATCGGCTGGAGCGTGGTCTTTGACGGGCAACAGCGCGATCACGGTGTCCATTACGTCTTCGCGGGACGAGGTGCCGCGTTGGCCGCCGTTTTTGTTGGCATGATGCACCACGACGACAGCGATGCCGCGTCTTCTTAAGGATAAAAGCCAGGCCTGGACCGGCAGCCAGCTTTCGGCCTCGTTTTCCTTGCCGACCCGACAAAGCGTCGCCAGATTGTCGAGAATGAGCAGCTCCACCCCGGCAAGCGCAGGGTCAAGGGCCGCTTGGCCTTCCGGCGTGGCGAGGTTTGCTAGAAAATCGGGCTGGCAGTCCGGCGTGATGATCCGCAGCAGCTCCGGGACGGGGCCGCCGTATCCCTTTACGATGCCGGCCAGTCGTTCCTGTAGCATCCAGCCTTGCATTTCGCCGTCCACGAAGAGCACATTCCGAGGGCGCGGCGTCTTCCAGCGCAACACGTCCTGCCCGGCGGCCACGCCATAGGCCAGGGTCAGGGCCAGAAAGGTTTTGCCCAGCCCCCGGGGGCGTAGAGCAGGGCCAAGCCCTGGCTCGGCAGAATCGGGTCCAGGATGTGTTCGCGCTTGGGAAAGCCGTAAGCAAGAAAGTCAGACGCGGAGAGCACGACAATCGGGGCCTTGGCTCCGGTTGTCGTTGGAGGCGAAGCGGGGGGCTCGGCTTTGTCCAGGCTGGCCTTGACGGCATCAAGCCCTTCGGCGGCGGCCAAATCATTGAAGTCTGTTTTTCCGGTTGGGTCCTTGAAGACAGGGACCGCCACGTGGGCCTGGACGACCCTAGCTGCTGCGACGGCGTGGTCGATGCCGGGGTTTTTCCCGTGTCTGGCGGCCGTCTCGTGGTCGTTGTCGGCACAGATAACCATCGGGCGACCGGGCAAGGCTTGGCGGGCCGCCTCGGCTACGGGCATCAGGTTGTTGCAGGCGAAGCAGACCAGCACGGTCCCCTTGGTGGCTGCGTGGATGGTCGCGCCGGTCGCATACCCTTCGACAAGGTAAAGCGGGCCGTCATCGCCGTCGATCCGGAAGAAGCCGCCACGGATTTTGCCGCCGGCAAGAAACCGTTTCTCCCCCTTCGCGGTAATGAACTGCAGAGACGTGAGGGCGTCATTGGCGTCGTACACGGGCACCACCAGCCGCCCGTCCTGGGCAACGCGAACGTTTCCATGGGGTTTTATGCCTTTCCCGACAAGGTAGGGGTGATCGTGCGGCGCGGTCCGGGTCGCGTTCAGGATGCGAAGCGCGCGGTTGCGGGCATCGGCGAGCCGTGCGTCCACGGCTTTTTGTCTAGCTCTTCGGGTTTTCTCGATGCGGGCTTGTGCTTCCCTTGAGAGGGGGGTGGAGGACTTGTCTCTCCAGACGCCTTCCTCGCCGGTACGGAAATTCCAGCAATGACCGTAGGCGGGAGAATCGGGATAGAGCAAGTAGGAACCGTCAGCGCCTCGCTCTTTGCCGGCGGTGCCGCATCGGTGGATCGTGCCGTCAGCAAGGATATCGACTGGGCGCAGGCCTGCGCTTTTGAGGAAAGCCCGGAATTCGCTCCAAAGCTCCGTCGCCATGCTCACGGACCTCAACGAACGGATGACGGAGGCATGGCGTCTGCGGTGAAGACCTTGCGCGCCTCGCGGAAGGCGTCGAGGTCCGTCGGATCGTAGACCACCACTTTGCCGAGTTTGCAGTAGCGCGGGCCACGGCCCTTGCAGCGCCAGACTTCGAGGGTTCCAGGCGAGACGCCCAGGTATTCGGCGGCTTCACGGGTACGAAGGCTTCGAGGCATATGGCATCTCCTTGAAGGCAGTTAAACTACCCATGGGATGCCCGGGGGAGGGAAAAGAAGGAAGGTCTCCAGCAACGTAAAGGTATCCAGCGACGTGAAGAAGTTGTCCAGCGACGTGAACGAGGTACCATACGTCGCTGGATAGCTAGACAGCGCAACTATTCGTATTTATCTGTTTTTATTAATTTTTAATAGAATTAAACTCATGACTTGGTCTGTCTTTGTTTTAAGTCGTCGGGCAACCCGCGTCGAAATGCGGCAAATCCTTCTTTCCGGGGTAGTTTGGTGCCGGTTTCCCCCCACATTTGACGCCAAAGAGATCTATGTTGATGGATGGATCGGGGCTTGCCCTGCCGAGTACAGTCGACAGCAAGGGCGACAGCTTTTTCTACGGTGGCAACCCACTCATGGATTGCCTTAAGTTGTCTAGACTCAATTGCCAGGGATGTTTTTTGTAAGTTTGTTGTGCTTTTGGATAGACGTAGCTGCTTTTCTAAGTGTTGTATCTCGCTATTTAACTTTTCTATCTCCATCTGGGCTGACAGATATTCTGACTTATAGTTTGCAATTTTTCCTTCGAAGAAATTATCTGGAAGCGCTTCTACAATTTCTGAAACGAATGATTCGTTGTTGAATTGTTCAAGAAAATTAATAAACTCTGAAGTCTTGTAACGAAAATTTTTGAGCAGCTTGTGAGCGTCCGTCCAGCTGCAGTAATATGATGAGCCTCCTACAAATGAGCGATCTTCATATTGTAGATAGTAATATCCTGGTTGTAGACGCCCGCTGGAATTCCGTTCTACAATTCTTTGTCCAAGGTTGTTGTAGACAGGAAGGCCATTAGTGATGAGTGTTATTTGTTCTGTTAGAGAGATTCCCAGGGATTCCAAATAGGTAACCTTAAGCCATCTATCCATGGATGCCCCCGTTTGACTGTTTTTGCGAAAACGACGTCCCGCTGTCGGACGGTGCTAGGGGGCATTGTCCGACAGCAGGACGTGGTTGTAAAGATGGGCGATGGTAATGGGCATAGATAGAAGAGGATAGCCAGCCCCTTTTGGGTCTAAACCGATTGTCGGTTGGGAATAGGTTAGGAAAAAGAAAAAGGGCCTATAGCGTTTTTGCTGTAAGCCCTTGAACTTCCTGGTTGCGGGGTGGGATTTGAACCCACGGTCTTCGGGTTATGAGAACTAAAAAGCATGAAGGCTCTGAGCAAAAATCAGGTCAGGGCAAAGGGCGAGGCAGCGTGAGAGGTGAAAGAAATGTCTGACAAGGCAGACCAGAAGCAGAAACGGCTTCCTTCGACCGCTTGGAAACCGGGCCAGAGCGGGAATCCCAAAGGATGCCGTACAGGGAGCCGCCACAATGCTACCCTTACCGCCCAGACGCTTCTTGACGGCGAGGCTGAGGCTTTGACCCGAAAGGCCGTGGGACTGGCCCTGGTCGGGGATATGACGGCTCTACGGTTGTGCCTGGAGCGAGTTGTTCCTCCCCGGAAGGATTCGCCTGTCAAGCTGACGCTCCCGGCTATTGGGAGCGCCGTCGACATTCCCGCAGTGACATGCGCCCTTTTGGCGGCCGTAGCACAAGGAGACCTTACGCCCAGCGAAGCCCAGGCTGTTGATGGTCTGGTGGAGACGCATCGTCGGGCGCTTGAGACATCGGAACTTGCGGAGCGGATTGCAAGGATTGAAGACGCCACAGGGCTATAACCACGGAGAGGGCATTATGCGAAATCTCACGACCAGAGTTAAAACGGCTTGAGACAGCGTGCCAAGAGGAAACCAGCATTATTGTCGCAGTCTACCATGGGCAATCAAAGGACGAAGCAAATGAGCACTATTACAGGGAGCATCCCGAGATGCGCGGCTATGTCGAGGCTTCGCCGTTTTTGTTTGTGACGATGTTCAGGGAGAAAACCCATGCGTAATTACCATTTATGCTGTTGCCGGCAGACGTTATACCCAATATTGCAGTTGCTGATACATTCTGGAACCCCAGAACAAATAAGCATGCAGTTACCATAGCTTTTGTTGCAACCGATATCGTGTGGTGGCGAGTATGGATAATTCCATTGACAATCCCAATCCCATGACGGGGGAAGCGGCGTCGTGTTCTGCACACATTGCCAATAGTAATCGGACCAATGGGTTCCCGGCAGACATTGAGCCAAAGCATGTGCTTTCACCAGAAAAACACAACCGAAAATTATAAAACATCCCACTAGAGACCAGTGTCTTCTTGGCTTCATAGAAGTCCTTTGCTTATAAAGTCATCTGTTGACATGCGGCCTTAGGATGAATCGCCAAGCGGC
It contains:
- a CDS encoding tetratricopeptide repeat protein; amino-acid sequence: MSTLQQAQAGDNARIIQIIGDNNYVGDSPHLFITPLPPAQPAPTEPAKDEASLLRPVIEATAFVGREPLLADFGAWANAHEAQRPVSVRVVHGGAGVGKTRFARELCRALGPDWQAGFVTNAEARRTLGRGNLGAWQWRKPTLIVFDYALSLVDALRVWLEELCAATPRAHPLRILLLERQADAQSGWLERLLQSGFGLNEMMPRDLLDGEPLRLPDLSSPAVRIGIMQNMLARLGSAVVLPAEDTDFQTRLAATDWAGAPLYLMMAAMVMHQQGGVGEVLHLGRVDLALKVAEHEHKRLLLPCGDNASMQILIAHMAAFATLRGGIGARDLGSCLAREREALGCSGSDVATTRRLLSELLPDGGEGVAPIQPDIVGEAFLLKHLADGQQIDGTDAVLRAFDDRPSEVAAVLVRCVQDFVPRQEKGAMGHAEKAQQRAMKWLRELGEMPELPLTLLFTLIDALPDKTGILLTLALDWQLYAVTRLRVEPATAETYSILASSLNNLAIRYRYAGRIDEGINAARQSVSIRRDKVCIDSDTFLPELALSLTTLANCLSHAGKQEEALISALEAVDIRRRLFDAKPKFYEKDLAHSLHALAIIFGLLKRPKEALPIAWEATDLFIELATIDPKNYLSKLAASFTCLSNRLSGAGNIDEAIYINCEAVAQYRELVVEQPDANKPGLAMSLNNLAHKLRKKEKPGKALPFSREAVSLFRGLATIYPSAFQADLAMSLSTLSRILSALVSHKQEALAISRETAHLYRALTQEHSDTFRDDFHEAMTTWLALSKNISRQEADALLKQDLLSHSLSLFKDMDESHAPTT
- a CDS encoding AAA family ATPase gives rise to the protein MAAGQDVLRWKTPRPRNVLFVDGEMQGWMLQERLAGIVKGYGGPVPELLRIITPDCQPDFLANLATPEGQAALDPALAGVELLILDNLATLCRVGKENEAESWLPVQAWLLSLRRRGIAVVVVHHANKNGGQRGTSSREDVMDTVIALLPVKDHAPADGARFEVHLQKARGLAGSGADPFVARLVAKDDTFQWTTHPLSENVDKILSLADQGKSVREIAKLTDIPKSTVQRALEKHLPTKSSASPRPPAGRRVPASQS
- a CDS encoding toprim domain-containing protein; amino-acid sequence: MATELWSEFRAFLKSAGLRPVDILADGTIHRCGTAGKERGADGSYLLYPDSPAYGHCWNFRTGEEGVWRDKSSTPLSREAQARIEKTRRARQKAVDARLADARNRALRILNATRTAPHDHPYLVGKGIKPHGNVRVAQDGRLVVPVYDANDALTSLQFITAKGEKRFLAGGKIRGGFFRIDGDDGPLYLVEGYATGATIHAATKGTVLVCFACNNLMPVAEAARQALPGRPMVICADNDHETAARHGKNPGIDHAVAAARVVQAHVAVPVFKDPTGKTDFNDLAAAEGLDAVKASLDKAEPPASPPTTTGAKAPIVVLSASDFLAYGFPKREHILDPILPSQGLALLYAPGGWAKPFWP
- a CDS encoding helix-turn-helix domain-containing protein, whose product is MPRSLRTREAAEYLGVSPGTLEVWRCKGRGPRYCKLGKVVVYDPTDLDAFREARKVFTADAMPPSSVR
- a CDS encoding DUF5681 domain-containing protein; translation: MSDKADQKQKRLPSTAWKPGQSGNPKGCRTGSRHNATLTAQTLLDGEAEALTRKAVGLALVGDMTALRLCLERVVPPRKDSPVKLTLPAIGSAVDIPAVTCALLAAVAQGDLTPSEAQAVDGLVETHRRALETSELAERIARIEDATGL